In Cryptomeria japonica chromosome 1, Sugi_1.0, whole genome shotgun sequence, the sequence TATGTCTCACCCTTCTCCTTCCCTAAGGATATCTCTTTGTGGTATTGGTGTATCTAATTCACATCATTTTGTAGTTCTTGTTAGCCGCTCAAcctcaattttaaaaaatattttaaataatttggcTAGTGATAAGGAGGAATTATAACAAAGCTACACCAACATTTGTAGATTTACCAAACTATGACCAAATTTAGGTGATTTTCATGCTTGGATTTTGGCAACATAGAAAGATTTtttggaagaagaaatttatattttCACCTATTCTAAGGGGTTCTTCATTGTTGATTATGAGTAATTATTAGGTAAGGTTTTAGTGCAAGAAAATGGTCCTTGGTTTCTTGAGGGTGGCTTCCATGCATGAATCTCTAGTATCCCTCCTTTGATCCATGCTTTGAaaccttcttcttttcattttTCTAGGTTTTCTTTCCTTATCTTCCCTCCTAGTTTTGGTAAAtagattgtttgcaatttatagTGTCACAAATCGTACCCTATTAATCTATGGAAATTATGCATTGACCCTAGTGAATTTATGAAAAAattcatgatcaatgttttataaCTTCGACTTCATGAATTGTAAAGATGTAGCAAATGTTAGAAACCTATATGGTTCAAATTTGGGATCAACTTGGCTAAATGGCAGCATGGTGCACATACATCTATGTGGCACATAAAGGTGGAAAAAGGATTCCGTATTCAAACAAGTATATTCTACATCATAACCCATCCAACGAGTGTCCCTTCTCACAAACACGTAAAAAATGACTGTTGCTAATCATTCAAGGAAGAAACCCactcttcttcttcatttttagACTTTGATTATTTAATCTCTTAAATTCTCTCTCACTTTCTCTTTCACAATGAATCTCTATTTAAATTCATCTACATTCTTATATTAATCAAATCTTATCTCATCTACAATAACACTTGTTATCTCAAGAGAGATGTAATGGTTGTGTAGAgatctcttttctcttatctcatgTAGCAATTTTATTTATTAGTCTCTCTTGAATCTATTTATCTATTTGATAATTTAATAATTACTCATTTTATCAATAGTAATAGGGGTTTTCTTCCATAGTGGGGATTATTTctattatgaatttattttatccaatATATCTATTTGGatatccatggaggtggaaacattgAAATAGGGGTTTGATCAAGGAAATTCCCTATATAACCCCAACATTTTTCTTTATATCCATGTGCATAAGTGGCACACAAACCTCAAGAGTGCAAGGAAATTTCTAGCACTTATTTTTACCTTTGTCCATATAGATGACAACATAGCATGAAGAAATAAGCAGGAGAAGGGAATATTGGAGTGGTACAAGGGAGAAGTGTTGCATTTGAATTCAGGGTAGGGTGGTAAAGCCTAAAATGGATAGGGAAACTGGGGGGAGAATGGAAAGGATGATTCTTGGGACTGCCCAGATTCCTCTGAACTGAGTGGAAAGGACCTGACAGATGGGAAATCACAAGCAGGTGACAAGCCTATCGATCCTGATGGAGAAAATGGAGAATCATGTGCTGGAGACACTCCTAGGCATGAACCTATTCGAAGGGACAACGGTCAATCTTAGACATCTCTATTCGGTGTCAAccaagtggaaagtcctcactcCCTCCAGTTCATAATATCTCAGACCCAAAAAAATGTAGATTTTCTATTGAAATTCAAGACCGTGTTATTGATCATAATATTAACGTTATGGCAATGACACTGGCTCGAAAAATTTTAGGCCCGAGGCCAAATATTGATATTGTCAGGGAATTATCTAAACACAAATGGGCACTTAAAGGTCAAGTAGAGATCACTGCTATGTCCAAAATGGCATTGTCATTGACTTTCTCTTGCAAGGAAGATATGTCAAGAGTGCTCTGTGATGGCCCTTGGTTGATCGATAAATCAATGCTAGCTTTGCAAAAATGGTCacctaagatggacctaaatgaatccTTCTTTGTTCAGGCTCCAGTCTGGGTTAGACTACTAGGCCTTCCCTTAGAGTTCTGGGTGGAAGATGTGTTTAAAGGAATTGCTATCTCTTTTGGTGAACTCCTTTCTATGGACCCTATCGCAATGGCTAGAAGAAGACTTACCTTTGCCATGATCTATGTGGGAGTTATGCAAGGCACAGATATGCCCCTATCCATTGAGATCAATTCTAGATTGAAGAAAATGGAACCAACCTTTGAGATATGAAATTGTCCCTTTCACTTGCTTTCATTGCAAAAAaataagacatgcaacaaggaaatGCCCTCTTCAAGctgtgaaagaaaaagaaaagaaagaaaaggcaatGCAATGGAAAGCAACAAACCTTGTTAAGAAACCTGAGGgccctgaaaaagagaaaataatcgaAGAGGCCCAGAGTGTCATCAGCCTTGACACGATAGAAGAACAAGTGGATGTTAATGTGGAAAAACCAAAAATACCTTTgcttgaagaaggtaaaaaggatCAAACAAGCAAAGACAATAGAGAACAACAAGATACCAATCAGGAGGATCAAAGAAGTGATAACCTGGAAGAAGGATAAATACAGGTGGTGTTATAGGACAATGAGGAAGCAGATTCAAATCACATTACATATAACACCAACAAAGATGACCTAAGTAGCGACTATGAAGAAGCCCAGAAGTATTTGATCCTTGGAGGAATCTCATTGTCGGGATCACAACAATCTATGGAGATGGTAAAATCCACCTTCCAGCAATCACCAATGACCTTACTTCTTAACGTTAAGTGGACTGAGGTTGAAGATGTTGACCAGAAGATAACCACCCAGAATACTCAAGAGAAAGATTGCCATACAAATAAAGTAgcggagagaaagagagggggtaAAAAAGGGCCTAAATCTATCCCTTAGGATAATTCAAtcatcattgatctggttgataactATTTGAGAATCgccatagactctcaattctatgattctccattctacagcTACTTTGATTCCTGTTACCAGTTCTTCATATTCTagaatgttgttggtgcatggaaacatcaatctgtaggatcttggaattgtgtgcccctttGGAGTGATGAACATTATGCTGGCacccaatccatgttgtgtataggatccatcaaagtatagggtccattgcttgggtgtgatagtgagtacatccatatctagaaattccacttgttgtgggtgttggtctggtagtggtgcttcttctagttgatctgcaattgcttgtcctttgatatctcattgttctgtgtattgaatgttgaactcacttaggatcatgacccacttagctaatCTCCCTATGAGagtggctttgctgagtagatacttaagaggatcaatctttgctacCAACTTGATTTTGTGTGCAGAACTTTTGCTCGAAGAAAACACCACTGCTAAGAAAGCCTTTtcgatgaatgtataattgagttcatatccattcaaagttctgttgatgtaatagatagccctttctttgccTGCTGGATCTTCTTGcgctagcagtgcccccaatgatacttttgttattgatatatagagaatgagtggcttgcccgctattggtggtaccaaaactggtggattcattagatatttttTGAGTCGGTGGAATGATTgtgcacatttgtcttcccatctaaaagTAATATTCTTATGAAGCGgatgattgaatggaagacatttatctgctaattgagagatgaATCATTTGATAGATTTTAGCTTGCCCTGTAGAGATTGTAGCTAGCTAATGTTTTTAGCAGGTGGCATTTCCTTGATAGCCTAAACCTTTGTTGGATATACTTTGATGCCCTTTTTAGATATAATGTAGCCCAACAGTTTTCAGATATGACcacaaagacacacttcttagggtttaatctaacattgaattgctctaatcattgaaagattttatctaggatgcCCAGGTGTTCttctctggtgaatgatttagctagaaaatcatccacattatcctccatgaaagtatgcatcatgtcatggaagattgttttcatgtttctttgataagttgcaccagcatttttcaagccaaaaggcatgatgttccaacaatatgttccccatggacaagtgaatgcagttttatcttgatcctctggggctatcttgatttggttatagctagagaagccatccatgagagatagcattgcATACCATGTTGTTATATCAACAATAGTGTCAattcttggtaaaggaaagtcgtcctttggacatgccttatttaggtcCCTAAAGTCTGGGAAAATTCTTATGCTTTTATATGGTTTGGAAACTGGTACAATATATGAGATCCACtcgacatagtctataggtcgaatgaatccaacatctaataacttcttcaattttgctttgaccaataatgccacatgtggattcatcttccttattttcttcttgacaggtttagctccatgagcaatggataagtgatgcatgattagatttggatccacttctGGCATGTTAGCATAAgatcaagcaaaattgatttgtttctcTTTGAAGAGTTTGATAAAAGTTAGTTGTTCTTcttttgtgagtgattttgccaaatGTATGGTTTTGATTGCTACTTTAGTTCCATTATTTATTgattggtgacctttcttgataatgttcaagaagagtgtcgaTTCTCCCATCTTTAGATACCTCAAAAATGTTTTCACCTTTAgacacatcctttatttttactttttttgtgatctaatattgccattaactggttttcaccattatatccattatttattttatttttgggacTAAGAGACTTGgaactcccctgattgtagatatcattatgttgttcataggtgGAGCATGTTTTGGAGTTGAATGAGCAtaggtattggacaattgattcatcattcaggaatattggtatatcatgatgttcgagttcttcccagtctatgagattggGATATATGAGTGATAGGgtgtcatttggtgggttaagatcagctgatgtaagtgtcatgatggagtcatcatcatagttgtttgggatattggtgaggtctatgatatttttaAAGTCTTTGATGGTATTCTCTTCAATATTGCCTTGTTCGTATTGTTGCcactcattctcactagcctcatagatacgTTGTGGTCCAAGTTCAAACGATcgagatcttgagccttgtccctcgtgagaaatgggtgtgtatgcgtggattgtatccacctcaatatctttagtaacatcaaaacaactatcccactcatattaACTCGAATCAGTTTCAGAATCACTATCCTAGGTTACCTCGCTAAATTTGACAggtatattgtatggtgagaaaagatcactgataattgacacaagtttaaTACCTTGTTCTGATTTAGGATTagtgcttgcttgtactctttgaatttgtttgTGCACTATTTCTTTTCTATGAGTAGAAATTTCTTTAGGTTGCAGCTCAACCTTGGTTTGattaggttcttgtacatgatgtactttcttataatAAGTTTCCTCCCTTTGGATATCGTTTTCTTCTTGTCGtctctcattttcttcatgttttttctccttccttgtcttttctaTTGCTTGGTGTAGTGATTCTTTCCATGATTCTtcattatgttttttcttttctttccattgagctTTTGTACAGGCGGAACATGTTTCCCATATCCAAGTcttgttttgtcttttgcaaattgtgaccaaagttgtatgggttctatgatgccttcttggcactttccaataggtccttttcatCTATATCCCATTCATTGCATAATCCAGAATCTATTTCCATACTTTTTTGTTGGTATGGCTACTTCTATGGTAGCAgctctgatttcttcttcatccttgtatagccagctaaggatgtctttatcttctgattcttcagccAGTGTGCCCATTTTGATAAATTTACCATTAAACTTAGTGATGGGTTGTGTTTCCTGATGTATTGATGTGGAaagttgtccatgagaccttggtgaagcTGGAAAtttagatagacacaagggttcaaaagagtactcccccatgccttagtcctttattttcatcttttgcttgaagtccatggatagggacttgagttcttcttgatggttgaATTATGacgaagcttgggcctccctgttatgtggaaccaggATAGCTTGAGCTATCCCCATAGCATTGCAGCACTGAAAAGGGATAGCATCTAtagatattgaaatttcttgtccgttttaggg encodes:
- the LOC131074629 gene encoding uncharacterized protein LOC131074629, which gives rise to MAMTLARKILGPRPNIDIVRELSKHKWALKGQVEITAMSKMALSLTFSCKEDMSRVLCDGPWLIDKSMLALQKWSPKMDLNESFFVQAPVWVRLLGLPLEFWVEDVFKGIAISFGELLSMDPIAMARRRLTFAMIYVGVMQGTDMPLSIEINSRLKKMEPTFEI